A genomic window from Carassius auratus strain Wakin chromosome 19, ASM336829v1, whole genome shotgun sequence includes:
- the LOC113119754 gene encoding zinc finger and BTB domain-containing protein 22-like — MKGVSSGRGRVSLSVPQTELHSERRMEQLVGRSAPPGPVLQVCFPSVRASVLENLNRQREEGQLCDLSIQVQGQVFRAHRCVLAASSPYFHDQVLLKNVTTVSLPSVMDPLAFESVLNSAYTGQLSIVRDDIINYVTVASFLQMWHIVDKCTDILKRSRPLVQLSPGGAASSSHQSPSSSDCCFADPEDGERAVGEQTLEKRPQSALPPLATWRRPTQSRWSRSSLTFPVRTEPECCSNAGDEGFHAFPISTLPSIETSDFARHRIRARLRGAKEDEEQRRMEADEGVGEPLDEDKVRVKCEEHQAGAVESDGRLRESETDGLWNQWTLSDAKLLDEDEENETDGTFETYDEIEKATGQISQRPLPPPTSDQLAPGPSELSWVSQSSSSSPCSPLSATPKVHFCHCGKAYTLKSMRDRHVKMQHLNLRPFACPVCSKSFKMKHHLTKHVKTHGGLRPYECALCGKKIVWRDSFLKHQAHCQGTTSTTTTPGCQNEDAGAPGQVKVEQDDYSLQDEEIHS, encoded by the exons ATGAAGGGCGTGTCTTCAGGAAGGGGGCgtgtctctctttctgttccGCAGACAGAGCTCCACAGTGAACGCAG GATGGAGCAGCTCGTCGGCCGCAGTGCTCCGCCAGGCCCGGTGCTGCAGGTGTGTTTCCCCAGCGTCCGCGCCTCGGTCCTGGAGAATCTGAACCGGCAGCGCGAGGAGGGTCAGCTGTGTGACCTCTCCATTCAGGTGCAGGGTCAGGTGTTCCGCGCGCACCGGTGTGTGCTGGCCGCATCCTCTCCGTATTTCCACGACCAG GTTCTGCTGAAGAACGTCACCACGGTGTCTCTTCCCTCCGTCATGGACCCTCTGGCCTTCGAGAGCGTGTTAAACTCGGCCTACACGGGTCAGCTCAGCATCGTGCGCGATGACATCATCAACTACGTCACGGTGGCCAGCTTCCTGCAGATGTGGCACATCGTGGACAAGTGCACGGACATCCTGAAGAGGTCGCGACCTCTGGTTCAGCTCAGCCCCGGCGGGGCAGCGTCCTCCAGTCACCAGTCGCCCAGCAGCTCTGACTGCTGCTTCGCCGATCCGGAAGATGGGGAGCGAGCGGTGGGCGAACAAACTCTAGAAAAACGACCACAAAGTGCGCTTCCGCCTCTGGCCACATGGAGGCGTCCGACTCAGAGCAGGTGGAGCAGAAGCAGCTTGACGTTCCCCGTCCGAACCGAGCCTGAATGCTGCTCGAATGCGGGAGACGAAGGTTTCCACGCATTCCCCATCTCGACTTTGCCGTCGATCGAAACTTCAGACTTCGCGAGGCACCGAATCCGCGCTCGCCTCCGAGGAGCGAAGGAAGACGAGGAGCAGCGGCGGATGGAAGCAGATGAAGGAGTCGGAGAGCCGCTGGATGAGGACAAAGTGAGGGTGAAGTGTGAGGAACACCAGGCCG GAGCCGTCGAGTCGGACGGACGTCTCAGAGAGAGTGAGACGGACGGACTGTGGAACCAGTGGACTTTGTCAGACGCCAAGCTGCTGGACGAAGACGAGGAGAACGAAACAGACGGCACGTTCGAGACCTACGACGAAATCGAGAAGGCCACGGGGCAGATTTCCCAGCGTCCTTTGCCACCGCCGACGTCCGACCAGTTGGCGCCAGGCCCGTCCGAGCTCTCCTGGGTCTCGCAGTCGTCCTCGTCCTCCCCGTGCTCTCCTCTCTCTGCGACTCCCAAAGTCCACTTCTGTCACTGCGGCAAAGCGTACACGCTGAAGAGCATGCGCGACCGCCACGTGAAAATGCAGCACCTGAACCTGCGTCCGTTCGCCTGCCCCGTCTGCTCCAAGAGCTTCAAGATGAAGCACCACCTGACCAAACACGTCAAGACTCACGGAGGACTGCGTCCGTACGAGTGTGCGCTCTGCGGCAAGAAGATCGTCTGGAGAGACAGTTTCCTCAAGCATCAGGCTCACTGCCAGGGAACGACATCAACAACGACGACGCCCGGCTGTCAAAACGAGGACGCAGGTGCTCCTGGACAAGTGAAGGTGGAACAGGATGATTATTCATTACAGGACGAGgaaatacactcttaa
- the LOC113119769 gene encoding transmembrane protein 65-like, which produces MIRLALLRSLVSRHTGPALLHRRLLGTHRRRIKPEQLELPNQAREFVYGLSPANRSCLLKELQDFQSQTQGSEDSSPPTSAQLRYILLHNAIPFIGFGFLDNAIMIAAGTQIELSIGLTLGISTMAAAALGNLVSDLAGLGLAGYVEALAARFGMQIPDLTPKQVDMWQTRVTSHMGKAIGVAIGCILGMFPLLFLSDDEEEKKKKMKNHPNPK; this is translated from the exons ATGATCCGGTTGGCTCTGCTCCGCTCGCTCGTGTCCCGTCACACCGGaccggctctgctgcaccggaggCTTCTCGGTACACACCGGCGCAGGATCAAACCAGAGCAGCTGGAGCTTCCCAACCAGGCGCGGGAGTTCGTGTACGGCCTGAGCCCGGCGAACCGGAGCTGCTTACTGAAGGAGCTGCAGGACTTCCAGTCCCAGACCCAAG gctcAGAGGACTCGTCTCCCCCGACCTCAGCTCAGCTCAGATAca TTCTCCTGCACAACGCCATTCCCTTCATCGGCTTCGGCTTCCTGGATAACGCCATCATGATCGCCGCC GGCACTCAGATTGAACTGTCCATCGGATTGACACTGGGAATATCCACCATGgcag cggCGGCTCTGGGGAACCTGGTGTCTGATCTGGCTGGACTCGG TTTAGCAGGTTACGTGGAGGCTCTGGCTGCACGCTTCGGGATGCAGATTCCTGATCTCACACCCAAACAAGTGGATATGTGGCAGACCAGAGTCACCTCACACATG ggtaaAGCCATCGGCGTCGCTATCGGGTGCATTCTGGGAATGTTTCCGTTGCTCTTCTTAAGCgatgatgaggaggagaagaagaagaagatgaagaaccATCCAAACCCCAAATGA
- the LOC113119744 gene encoding E3 ubiquitin-protein ligase RNF139-like, translating to MASAHGRLGQHLQAVLDVVLRVPSIFIIDAIFSSNSDLGTGWTGATGRALIRALGILVSTVVLVLSQESLFKFYTLFAGVLLGVVSVLINYYSTSHIDLYSTYNRAALGLGLLQLMLGLGYVSLLNVPSLCAALLVLDVMLPLWGLMLELSTDERQALALVSGAILAMHVTVNLLLKLKWFYFSCRYVYLLLRHMYRIFGLQLLLEDTWKRIRFPDILRVFWLTRITAQAVILVCVVRSESGLQLGWDLFWDLTRNLIISGCDSMLTVLGMSAVISSFAHYLGLSILAFIGSTEEEDKRLGFVAPVLFFILALQTGLSGLDPEERLIRLSRNMCLLLTAILHFIHGMTDPVLMSLSASHVLSVRRHVPVLLVSLVLFTLPVLLSYVLWHHYMLNTWLFAVTAFCVELCLKVLVSLTVYALFMIDGFYNVLWEKLDDYVYYVRSTGNIAEFVFGVIMFGNGAYTMMFESGSKIRACMMCLHAYFNIYLQARNGWKTFINRRTAVKKIHSLPEVKVAQLREIEDVCAICYQEFTTSARITPCHHYFHALCLRKWLYIQDTCPMCHQRVYIEDDGHEHTIFSNNNGYAAQGQQRAEFEGEVGGAAGGAEPENELLEDNDSIEYDEEEWGIQPAATLVEEEYINDDTDSN from the exons ATGGCCTCCGCTCACGGGCGGCTGGGTCAGCACCTCCAGGCCGTGCTGGATGTGGTTCTGCGAGTCCCGAGCATCTTTATAATCGACGCCATATTCAGCTCGAACTCAGATCTCGGTACCGGATGGACCGGAGCCACCGGGAGAGCGTTAATCCGCGCGCTGG GTATTCTGGTTTCCACTGTGGTTCTGGTGCTTTCCCAGGAGTCCCTGTTCAAGTTCTACACACTGTTCGCCGGTGTTCTGCTGGGCGTGGTGTCGGTCCTCATCAACTACTACAGCACGTCTCACATCGACCTCTACAGCACATATAACCGAGCGGCGCTGGGCTTGGGCCTGCTGCAGCTAATGCTAGGACTGGGATACGTTTCGCTGCTAAACGTGCCATCGCTTTGTGCAGCGCTGCTGGTGCTGGATGTCATGCTCCCGCTGTGGGGCCTGATGCTGGAGCTCTCAACGGATGAGCGCCAGGCGCTAGCGCTAGTGTCGGGAGCGATTCTTGCGATGCATGTAACTGTTAATCTGCTTCTGAAGCTGAAGTGGTTCTACTTCTCATGCCGCTACGTCTATCTACTCCTGCGCCACATGTACCGCATTTTCGGCCTGCAGCTGCTGCTGGAGGACACCTGGAAGCGCATACGCTTCCCCGACATCCTGCGCGTCTTCTGGCTAACTCGAATTACAGCGCAAGCAGTCATCCTAGTGTGTGTAGTTCGCTCGGAAAGCGGCCTGCAGCTCGGCTGGGACTTGTTTTGGGACTTGACCAGAAACTTGATCATCAGCGGCTGTGATTCGATGCTCACTGTTTTGGGAATGAGTGCCGTTATCTCGTCGTTCGCACATTACTTGGGACTTAGCATCTTAGCATTCATCGGCTCAACTGAGGAGGAGGATAAGCGGCTAGGGTTTGTCGCACCAGTGCTGTTCTTCATCCTAGCCTTGCAGACGGGACTAAGCGGACTGGATCCTGAGGAGCGACTGATCCGGCTTAGCCGGAATATGTGCCTTCTGCTAACGGCGATTCTACATTTCATCCACGGCATGACGGATCCGGTGCTCATGTCGCTAAGTGCCTCCCATGTTTTGTCAGTCCGCAGGCATGTTCCTGTCCTGCTGGTGTCTCTAGTCCTCTTCACTCTCCCCGTCCTGCTTAGCTATGTTCTGTGGCATCACTACATGCTAAACACGTGGCTCTTCGCCGTCACCGCGTTCTGCGTGGAGCTCTGTCTCAAAGTCCTCGTCTCGCTCACCGTCTACGCTCTGTTCATGATCGACGGCTTCTACAACGTGCTCTGGGAGAAGCTGGACGACTACGTCTACTACGTGCGCTCCACCGGCAACATCGCAGAGTTCGTCTTTGGCGTGATCATGTTCGGAAACGGCGCATATACGATGATGTTCGAGTCTGGAAGTAAGATCCGCGCTTGCATGATGTGCCTGCACGCGTATTTCAACATCTACCTGCAGGCGAGGAACGGCTGGAAGACGTTTATCAACCGTCGCACCGCCGTCAAGAAGATCCACTCCCTCCCGGAGGTCAAAGTTGCACAGCTGAGGGAGATTGAGGATGTTTGCGCGATCTGCTATCAGGAGTTCACCACGTCTGCGCGCATTACTCCGTGCCACCATTATTTCCACGCGCTGTGTTTGCGCAAGTGGCTGTACATTCAAGACACGTGTCCCATGTGCCACCAGCGCGTCTACATCGAGGACGATGGACACGAACACACCATATTCTCCAACAACAATGGCTACGCCGCTCAGGGACAGCAGAGGGCGGAGTTTGAGGGAGAAGTGGGTGGGGCCGCCGGAGGGGCGGAGCCTGAAAACGAGCTTCTGGAGGACAACGATAGCATCGAGTACGACGAGGAGGAGTGGGGGATTCAACCGGCCGCGACGCTCGTGGAGGAAGAGTACATTAACGACGACACAGACTCCAACTGA